Proteins from a single region of Bos javanicus breed banteng chromosome 25, ARS-OSU_banteng_1.0, whole genome shotgun sequence:
- the LOC133238166 gene encoding caspase-14-like isoform X5: MAFLVAGTLQVASQVADAQESLGRKGFRGELTRFREQLDAHGGSVGCAFVALVARPWQLRQSQQLVRELSRCKALWGRPKVFLLLSSAPGAVPEPGAFLASLGELCGCRPHWSLLQLLTEVFSRTAEESAGAAYCPVLRSSLRGALCLGNVEPWGPEPEPGPSAQYDLSGARAALLLAVTQGRLGAQHDVEALGGLCQALGFETTLRTDPTAQTFQEEMAQFRKRLDAHRGPVSCALVALMAHGGPQGQLLGADGQERQLEVLVQELSHCGALRGRPKIFLLQACRGGHRDAGVGPAALPWFRRWLRAPPATPSQADVLHVCTDVQGRSSRGPTPGSPNQADVLMVYAAAEGCVAYRDEKGSDFIQTLVEVLRADPKADLLELMTEVNRQVCELDVLGPDCDDRRKACLEIRSSLRRRLCLQV, from the exons atggctttcttggtggctgGGACCCTGCAGGTGGCCTCACAGGTGGCTGATGCTCAGGAGAGCCTGGGAAGAAAG GGCTTCCGTGGGGAGCTGACGAGGTTCCGGGAGCAGCTGGATGCCCATGGGGGCTCGGTGGGCTGTGCTTTCGTGGCCTTGGTGGCCCGCCCCTGGCAGCTGAGGCAGTCGCAGCAGCTGGTCCGGGAGCTGAGCCGCTGCAAGGCCCTGTGGGGCCGCCCCAAGGTCTTCCTGCTGCTCTCCAGCGCTCCCGGGG CTGTCCCCGAGCCTGGGGCCTTCCTCGCCAGCCTGGGCGAGCTCTGCGGCTGCCGTCCTCACTGGtcactgctgcagctgctaacgGAG GTCTTCTCCAGGACAGCTGAAGAGTCCGCAGGGGCTGCCTACTGCCCAGTGCTTCGGAGCTCCTTGCGGGGGGCACTATGCCTAGGGAACGTGGAGCCCTGGGGGCCCGAG CCAGAGCCCGGCCCCAGCGCTCAGTATGACCTGTCCGGGGCCAGGGCCGCCCTCCTCCTGGCTGTGACCCAGGGCCGGCTGGGGGCCCAGCACGATGTGGAGGCGCTGGGGGgcttgtgccaggccctgggcttcGAGACCACCCTGAGGACAGACCCTACAGCCCAG ACTTTCCAGGAGGAGATGGCCCAGTTCCGGAAGCGGCTGGACGCCCACAGGGGCCCCGTGAGCTGTGCCCTTGTGGCCCTCATGGCCCACGGGGGGCCTCAGGGGCAGCTCCTGGGGGCTGACGGGCAAGAGAGGCAGCTGGAGGTGCTTGTGCAGGAGCTGAGCCACTGCGGGGCGCTGCGGGGCCGCCCCAAGATCTTCCTGCTTCAGGCTTGCCGTGGGG GGCACAGGGATGCGGGCGTGGGACCTGCAGCTCTCCCCTGGTTCAGACGCTGGCTGCGGGCACCACCAGCCACCCCCTCCCAGGCCGATGTCCTCCACGTCTGTACTGATGTGCAAG GCAGGTCCTCCAGGGGCCCCACTCCAGGGAGCCCTAACCAAGCAGATGTGCTGATGGTCTATGCAGCTGCTGAAG GCTGTGTGGCCTATCGGGATGAGAAGGGCTCAGACTTTATCCAGACGCTGGTGGAGGTCCTCAGAGCTGACCCCAAGGCAGACCTCCTGGAGCTGATGACTGAG GTCAATCGGCAGGTGTGTGAGCTGGACGTGCTGGGTCCCGACTGTGATGACCGCCGCAAGGCCTGTCTGGAGATCCGCAGCTCCCTGAGGCGCCGGCTCTGCCTGCAGGTCTGA
- the LOC133238166 gene encoding caspase-14-like isoform X2 — protein sequence MAFLVAGTLQVASQVADAQESLGRKGKYSVKDPRVALALCSPEVSASTAALLEGVFQTLGFESCRRQEASVQGFRGELTRFREQLDAHGGSVGCAFVALVARPWQLRQSQQLVRELSRCKALWGRPKVFLLLSSAPGAVPEPGAFLASLGELCGCRPHWSLLQLLTEVFSRTAEESAGAAYCPVLRSSLRGALCLGNVEPWGPEPEPGPSAQYDLSGARAALLLAVTQGRLGAQHDVEALGGLCQALGFETTLRTDPTAQTFQEEMAQFRKRLDAHRGPVSCALVALMAHGGPQGQLLGADGQERQLEVLVQELSHCGALRGRPKIFLLQACRGGHRDAGVGPAALPWFRRWLRAPPATPSQADVLHVCTDVQGRSSRGPTPGSPNQADVLMVYAAAEGCVAYRDEKGSDFIQTLVEVLRADPKADLLELMTEVNRQVCELDVLGPDCDDRRKACLEIRSSLRRRLCLQV from the exons atggctttcttggtggctgGGACCCTGCAGGTGGCCTCACAGGTGGCTGATGCTCAGGAGAGCCTGGGAAGAAAG GGTAAGTACAGCGTGAAAGACCCAAGGGTGGCCCTGGCCCTCTGCAGCCCTGAGGTGTCAGCCTCTACGGCCGCTCTCCTGGAGGGTGTGTTCCAGACCCTGGGCTTTGAGAGCTGCCGGAGGCAGGAGGCCTCCGTCCAG GGCTTCCGTGGGGAGCTGACGAGGTTCCGGGAGCAGCTGGATGCCCATGGGGGCTCGGTGGGCTGTGCTTTCGTGGCCTTGGTGGCCCGCCCCTGGCAGCTGAGGCAGTCGCAGCAGCTGGTCCGGGAGCTGAGCCGCTGCAAGGCCCTGTGGGGCCGCCCCAAGGTCTTCCTGCTGCTCTCCAGCGCTCCCGGGG CTGTCCCCGAGCCTGGGGCCTTCCTCGCCAGCCTGGGCGAGCTCTGCGGCTGCCGTCCTCACTGGtcactgctgcagctgctaacgGAG GTCTTCTCCAGGACAGCTGAAGAGTCCGCAGGGGCTGCCTACTGCCCAGTGCTTCGGAGCTCCTTGCGGGGGGCACTATGCCTAGGGAACGTGGAGCCCTGGGGGCCCGAG CCAGAGCCCGGCCCCAGCGCTCAGTATGACCTGTCCGGGGCCAGGGCCGCCCTCCTCCTGGCTGTGACCCAGGGCCGGCTGGGGGCCCAGCACGATGTGGAGGCGCTGGGGGgcttgtgccaggccctgggcttcGAGACCACCCTGAGGACAGACCCTACAGCCCAG ACTTTCCAGGAGGAGATGGCCCAGTTCCGGAAGCGGCTGGACGCCCACAGGGGCCCCGTGAGCTGTGCCCTTGTGGCCCTCATGGCCCACGGGGGGCCTCAGGGGCAGCTCCTGGGGGCTGACGGGCAAGAGAGGCAGCTGGAGGTGCTTGTGCAGGAGCTGAGCCACTGCGGGGCGCTGCGGGGCCGCCCCAAGATCTTCCTGCTTCAGGCTTGCCGTGGGG GGCACAGGGATGCGGGCGTGGGACCTGCAGCTCTCCCCTGGTTCAGACGCTGGCTGCGGGCACCACCAGCCACCCCCTCCCAGGCCGATGTCCTCCACGTCTGTACTGATGTGCAAG GCAGGTCCTCCAGGGGCCCCACTCCAGGGAGCCCTAACCAAGCAGATGTGCTGATGGTCTATGCAGCTGCTGAAG GCTGTGTGGCCTATCGGGATGAGAAGGGCTCAGACTTTATCCAGACGCTGGTGGAGGTCCTCAGAGCTGACCCCAAGGCAGACCTCCTGGAGCTGATGACTGAG GTCAATCGGCAGGTGTGTGAGCTGGACGTGCTGGGTCCCGACTGTGATGACCGCCGCAAGGCCTGTCTGGAGATCCGCAGCTCCCTGAGGCGCCGGCTCTGCCTGCAGGTCTGA
- the LOC133238166 gene encoding uncharacterized protein LOC133238166 isoform X4 produces the protein MAFLVAGTLQVASQVADAQESLGRKGKYSVKDPRVALALCSPEVSASTAALLEGVFQTLGFESCRRQEASVQVSPHLPPLPQPLPSAPPGASLHSGWHSLLPQGFRGELTRFREQLDAHGGSVGCAFVALVARPWQLRQSQQLVRELSRCKALWGRPKVFLLLSSAPGAVPEPGAFLASLGELCGCRPHWSLLQLLTEVFSRTAEESAGAAYCPVLRSSLRGALCLGNVEPWGPEPEPGPSAQYDLSGARAALLLAVTQGRLGAQHDVEALGGLCQALGFETTLRTDPTAQTFQEEMAQFRKRLDAHRGPVSCALVALMAHGGPQGQLLGADGQERQLEVLVQELSHCGALRGRPKIFLLQACRGGHRDAGVGPAALPWFRRWLRAPPATPSQADVLHVCTDVQGRSSRGPTPGSPNQADVLMVYAAAEGQSAGV, from the exons atggctttcttggtggctgGGACCCTGCAGGTGGCCTCACAGGTGGCTGATGCTCAGGAGAGCCTGGGAAGAAAG GGTAAGTACAGCGTGAAAGACCCAAGGGTGGCCCTGGCCCTCTGCAGCCCTGAGGTGTCAGCCTCTACGGCCGCTCTCCTGGAGGGTGTGTTCCAGACCCTGGGCTTTGAGAGCTGCCGGAGGCAGGAGGCCTCCGTCCAGGTGAGCCCTCACCTGCCCCCACTCCCCCAACCTCTGCCCTCAGCCCCGCCTGGGGCCTCCCTGCACTCAGGCTGGCACTCGCTTCTGCCCCAGGGCTTCCGTGGGGAGCTGACGAGGTTCCGGGAGCAGCTGGATGCCCATGGGGGCTCGGTGGGCTGTGCTTTCGTGGCCTTGGTGGCCCGCCCCTGGCAGCTGAGGCAGTCGCAGCAGCTGGTCCGGGAGCTGAGCCGCTGCAAGGCCCTGTGGGGCCGCCCCAAGGTCTTCCTGCTGCTCTCCAGCGCTCCCGGGG CTGTCCCCGAGCCTGGGGCCTTCCTCGCCAGCCTGGGCGAGCTCTGCGGCTGCCGTCCTCACTGGtcactgctgcagctgctaacgGAG GTCTTCTCCAGGACAGCTGAAGAGTCCGCAGGGGCTGCCTACTGCCCAGTGCTTCGGAGCTCCTTGCGGGGGGCACTATGCCTAGGGAACGTGGAGCCCTGGGGGCCCGAG CCAGAGCCCGGCCCCAGCGCTCAGTATGACCTGTCCGGGGCCAGGGCCGCCCTCCTCCTGGCTGTGACCCAGGGCCGGCTGGGGGCCCAGCACGATGTGGAGGCGCTGGGGGgcttgtgccaggccctgggcttcGAGACCACCCTGAGGACAGACCCTACAGCCCAG ACTTTCCAGGAGGAGATGGCCCAGTTCCGGAAGCGGCTGGACGCCCACAGGGGCCCCGTGAGCTGTGCCCTTGTGGCCCTCATGGCCCACGGGGGGCCTCAGGGGCAGCTCCTGGGGGCTGACGGGCAAGAGAGGCAGCTGGAGGTGCTTGTGCAGGAGCTGAGCCACTGCGGGGCGCTGCGGGGCCGCCCCAAGATCTTCCTGCTTCAGGCTTGCCGTGGGG GGCACAGGGATGCGGGCGTGGGACCTGCAGCTCTCCCCTGGTTCAGACGCTGGCTGCGGGCACCACCAGCCACCCCCTCCCAGGCCGATGTCCTCCACGTCTGTACTGATGTGCAAG GCAGGTCCTCCAGGGGCCCCACTCCAGGGAGCCCTAACCAAGCAGATGTGCTGATGGTCTATGCAGCTGCTGAAG GTCAATCGGCAGGTGTGTGA
- the LOC133238166 gene encoding uncharacterized protein LOC133238166 isoform X3: MAFLVAGTLQVASQVADAQESLGRKGKYSVKDPRVALALCSPEVSASTAALLEGVFQTLGFESCRRQEASVQVSPHLPPLPQPLPSAPPGASLHSGWHSLLPQGFRGELTRFREQLDAHGGSVGCAFVALVARPWQLRQSQQLVRELSRCKALWGRPKVFLLLSSAPGAVPEPGAFLASLGELCGCRPHWSLLQLLTEVFSRTAEESAGAAYCPVLRSSLRGALCLGNVEPWGPEPEPGPSAQYDLSGARAALLLAVTQGRLGAQHDVEALGGLCQALGFETTLRTDPTAQTFQEEMAQFRKRLDAHRGPVSCALVALMAHGGPQGQLLGADGQERQLEVLVQELSHCGALRGRPKIFLLQACRGGHRDAGVGPAALPWFRRWLRAPPATPSQADVLHVCTDVQGRSSRGPTPGSPNQADVLMVYAAAEGCVAYRDEKGSDFIQTLVEVLRADPKADLLELMTEV; this comes from the exons atggctttcttggtggctgGGACCCTGCAGGTGGCCTCACAGGTGGCTGATGCTCAGGAGAGCCTGGGAAGAAAG GGTAAGTACAGCGTGAAAGACCCAAGGGTGGCCCTGGCCCTCTGCAGCCCTGAGGTGTCAGCCTCTACGGCCGCTCTCCTGGAGGGTGTGTTCCAGACCCTGGGCTTTGAGAGCTGCCGGAGGCAGGAGGCCTCCGTCCAGGTGAGCCCTCACCTGCCCCCACTCCCCCAACCTCTGCCCTCAGCCCCGCCTGGGGCCTCCCTGCACTCAGGCTGGCACTCGCTTCTGCCCCAGGGCTTCCGTGGGGAGCTGACGAGGTTCCGGGAGCAGCTGGATGCCCATGGGGGCTCGGTGGGCTGTGCTTTCGTGGCCTTGGTGGCCCGCCCCTGGCAGCTGAGGCAGTCGCAGCAGCTGGTCCGGGAGCTGAGCCGCTGCAAGGCCCTGTGGGGCCGCCCCAAGGTCTTCCTGCTGCTCTCCAGCGCTCCCGGGG CTGTCCCCGAGCCTGGGGCCTTCCTCGCCAGCCTGGGCGAGCTCTGCGGCTGCCGTCCTCACTGGtcactgctgcagctgctaacgGAG GTCTTCTCCAGGACAGCTGAAGAGTCCGCAGGGGCTGCCTACTGCCCAGTGCTTCGGAGCTCCTTGCGGGGGGCACTATGCCTAGGGAACGTGGAGCCCTGGGGGCCCGAG CCAGAGCCCGGCCCCAGCGCTCAGTATGACCTGTCCGGGGCCAGGGCCGCCCTCCTCCTGGCTGTGACCCAGGGCCGGCTGGGGGCCCAGCACGATGTGGAGGCGCTGGGGGgcttgtgccaggccctgggcttcGAGACCACCCTGAGGACAGACCCTACAGCCCAG ACTTTCCAGGAGGAGATGGCCCAGTTCCGGAAGCGGCTGGACGCCCACAGGGGCCCCGTGAGCTGTGCCCTTGTGGCCCTCATGGCCCACGGGGGGCCTCAGGGGCAGCTCCTGGGGGCTGACGGGCAAGAGAGGCAGCTGGAGGTGCTTGTGCAGGAGCTGAGCCACTGCGGGGCGCTGCGGGGCCGCCCCAAGATCTTCCTGCTTCAGGCTTGCCGTGGGG GGCACAGGGATGCGGGCGTGGGACCTGCAGCTCTCCCCTGGTTCAGACGCTGGCTGCGGGCACCACCAGCCACCCCCTCCCAGGCCGATGTCCTCCACGTCTGTACTGATGTGCAAG GCAGGTCCTCCAGGGGCCCCACTCCAGGGAGCCCTAACCAAGCAGATGTGCTGATGGTCTATGCAGCTGCTGAAG GCTGTGTGGCCTATCGGGATGAGAAGGGCTCAGACTTTATCCAGACGCTGGTGGAGGTCCTCAGAGCTGACCCCAAGGCAGACCTCCTGGAGCTGATGACTGAG GTCTGA
- the LOC133238166 gene encoding uncharacterized protein LOC133238166 isoform X1: MAFLVAGTLQVASQVADAQESLGRKGKYSVKDPRVALALCSPEVSASTAALLEGVFQTLGFESCRRQEASVQVSPHLPPLPQPLPSAPPGASLHSGWHSLLPQGFRGELTRFREQLDAHGGSVGCAFVALVARPWQLRQSQQLVRELSRCKALWGRPKVFLLLSSAPGAVPEPGAFLASLGELCGCRPHWSLLQLLTEVFSRTAEESAGAAYCPVLRSSLRGALCLGNVEPWGPEPEPGPSAQYDLSGARAALLLAVTQGRLGAQHDVEALGGLCQALGFETTLRTDPTAQTFQEEMAQFRKRLDAHRGPVSCALVALMAHGGPQGQLLGADGQERQLEVLVQELSHCGALRGRPKIFLLQACRGGHRDAGVGPAALPWFRRWLRAPPATPSQADVLHVCTDVQGRSSRGPTPGSPNQADVLMVYAAAEGCVAYRDEKGSDFIQTLVEVLRADPKADLLELMTEVNRQVCELDVLGPDCDDRRKACLEIRSSLRRRLCLQV; the protein is encoded by the exons atggctttcttggtggctgGGACCCTGCAGGTGGCCTCACAGGTGGCTGATGCTCAGGAGAGCCTGGGAAGAAAG GGTAAGTACAGCGTGAAAGACCCAAGGGTGGCCCTGGCCCTCTGCAGCCCTGAGGTGTCAGCCTCTACGGCCGCTCTCCTGGAGGGTGTGTTCCAGACCCTGGGCTTTGAGAGCTGCCGGAGGCAGGAGGCCTCCGTCCAGGTGAGCCCTCACCTGCCCCCACTCCCCCAACCTCTGCCCTCAGCCCCGCCTGGGGCCTCCCTGCACTCAGGCTGGCACTCGCTTCTGCCCCAGGGCTTCCGTGGGGAGCTGACGAGGTTCCGGGAGCAGCTGGATGCCCATGGGGGCTCGGTGGGCTGTGCTTTCGTGGCCTTGGTGGCCCGCCCCTGGCAGCTGAGGCAGTCGCAGCAGCTGGTCCGGGAGCTGAGCCGCTGCAAGGCCCTGTGGGGCCGCCCCAAGGTCTTCCTGCTGCTCTCCAGCGCTCCCGGGG CTGTCCCCGAGCCTGGGGCCTTCCTCGCCAGCCTGGGCGAGCTCTGCGGCTGCCGTCCTCACTGGtcactgctgcagctgctaacgGAG GTCTTCTCCAGGACAGCTGAAGAGTCCGCAGGGGCTGCCTACTGCCCAGTGCTTCGGAGCTCCTTGCGGGGGGCACTATGCCTAGGGAACGTGGAGCCCTGGGGGCCCGAG CCAGAGCCCGGCCCCAGCGCTCAGTATGACCTGTCCGGGGCCAGGGCCGCCCTCCTCCTGGCTGTGACCCAGGGCCGGCTGGGGGCCCAGCACGATGTGGAGGCGCTGGGGGgcttgtgccaggccctgggcttcGAGACCACCCTGAGGACAGACCCTACAGCCCAG ACTTTCCAGGAGGAGATGGCCCAGTTCCGGAAGCGGCTGGACGCCCACAGGGGCCCCGTGAGCTGTGCCCTTGTGGCCCTCATGGCCCACGGGGGGCCTCAGGGGCAGCTCCTGGGGGCTGACGGGCAAGAGAGGCAGCTGGAGGTGCTTGTGCAGGAGCTGAGCCACTGCGGGGCGCTGCGGGGCCGCCCCAAGATCTTCCTGCTTCAGGCTTGCCGTGGGG GGCACAGGGATGCGGGCGTGGGACCTGCAGCTCTCCCCTGGTTCAGACGCTGGCTGCGGGCACCACCAGCCACCCCCTCCCAGGCCGATGTCCTCCACGTCTGTACTGATGTGCAAG GCAGGTCCTCCAGGGGCCCCACTCCAGGGAGCCCTAACCAAGCAGATGTGCTGATGGTCTATGCAGCTGCTGAAG GCTGTGTGGCCTATCGGGATGAGAAGGGCTCAGACTTTATCCAGACGCTGGTGGAGGTCCTCAGAGCTGACCCCAAGGCAGACCTCCTGGAGCTGATGACTGAG GTCAATCGGCAGGTGTGTGAGCTGGACGTGCTGGGTCCCGACTGTGATGACCGCCGCAAGGCCTGTCTGGAGATCCGCAGCTCCCTGAGGCGCCGGCTCTGCCTGCAGGTCTGA